In Caproiciproducens sp. NJN-50, the following are encoded in one genomic region:
- a CDS encoding sigma-70 family RNA polymerase sigma factor, with the protein MTKDYGIRERELPVRELWARYNRTGDVETRNELICQYSYLVRCIAIKIVGHYQYFNYLDDIISEGLIALMDAVSKFDLLKNVKFETFASIKIRGAMIDYIRRQDCFPRRLKKMAKALNEADEVLNQRFGRSPTEQETADYMKISLSEYEKMLAETCSMNMLSFEELVYEKGVESLALRGADSSDGPEQTVAEKELSSMLQRDIDLLEEKERIVISLYYKEQLKIKEISHVMGISESRVSQIHSSALRKLKRSLESYLKQ; encoded by the coding sequence ATGACGAAAGATTACGGGATCAGGGAGCGGGAGCTGCCGGTCCGCGAGCTCTGGGCCCGGTACAACAGAACCGGGGACGTCGAAACGCGCAATGAGCTGATCTGTCAGTACAGTTACCTTGTGCGGTGTATCGCGATAAAAATTGTAGGGCACTATCAGTATTTTAATTATCTGGACGATATAATAAGCGAGGGCCTGATTGCGCTGATGGACGCCGTGTCTAAATTCGATCTTTTGAAAAATGTTAAATTTGAGACTTTTGCATCCATCAAGATCCGGGGCGCGATGATTGATTACATACGGCGCCAGGACTGTTTTCCGCGCAGGCTGAAAAAGATGGCAAAGGCGCTGAACGAGGCGGACGAAGTCCTGAACCAGCGGTTCGGCCGCAGCCCGACGGAACAGGAAACCGCGGACTACATGAAGATCAGCCTTTCGGAGTACGAAAAAATGCTGGCGGAAACCTGCTCGATGAACATGCTTTCCTTTGAGGAATTGGTTTATGAAAAGGGAGTGGAGAGCCTTGCGCTGCGCGGCGCTGATTCTTCCGACGGCCCGGAACAGACCGTCGCGGAAAAGGAACTGAGCAGCATGCTCCAGCGCGACATCGACCTGCTGGAGGAAAAGGAGAGAATCGTCATTTCCCTTTATTATAAGGAACAGCTGAAAATCAAGGAAATCTCCCACGTGATGGGGATCAGCGAATCACGCGTGTCGCAGATCCATTCCAGCGCGCTGAGAAAGCTGAAAAGAAGCCTGGAAAGTTATCTGAAACAGTGA